The following coding sequences are from one Clostridioides difficile ATCC 9689 = DSM 1296 window:
- a CDS encoding ATP-binding cassette domain-containing protein, translated as MSSSIKIENLSHSFKKQNIFNNMSLSFEKNKIYGLLGKNGAGKTTLLNIMVNQLIQNEGEIEILGKNPKEDIKVLEEVCIVREKEFYSPDFKVGQIFEFSSSFYKSYDKGLEKELCKYFDLNTKKKYKQLSRGMKTILSNIIGICSNSAITIFDEPTIGLDAVNRQEFYNIILDSYIKNPRTIIISTHLIDEIDDLLEHVIILNEGKIIIDEEIDVIKQKAHYITGNKEELEKLECIKNIKPKKAFGNAVAYFYYGDFSESDEKILKNSNIDVGYIGLQDMFVNMTKKEEL; from the coding sequence ATGAGTAGTTCTATTAAGATAGAAAATTTATCTCACAGTTTTAAGAAGCAAAATATTTTTAATAATATGTCTCTAAGCTTTGAAAAAAATAAGATATATGGTTTATTAGGTAAGAATGGAGCTGGAAAAACAACATTATTAAATATAATGGTAAATCAGTTAATTCAAAATGAAGGTGAGATAGAAATATTAGGAAAGAACCCAAAAGAAGATATAAAAGTTTTGGAAGAAGTTTGTATTGTCAGGGAAAAAGAATTTTATAGTCCAGATTTTAAAGTAGGTCAGATATTTGAATTTTCTTCTAGTTTTTATAAAAGTTATGATAAAGGCTTAGAAAAAGAATTATGCAAATATTTTGATTTAAATACTAAAAAAAAGTATAAACAACTGTCAAGAGGTATGAAAACTATACTTTCAAATATAATAGGTATTTGTTCTAATTCAGCTATCACCATATTTGATGAGCCAACAATTGGTTTGGATGCAGTAAATAGACAAGAGTTTTATAACATAATTTTAGATAGTTATATAAAAAATCCAAGGACAATAATAATATCAACTCATTTGATTGATGAAATAGATGATTTACTGGAGCATGTAATAATATTAAATGAGGGAAAAATTATTATAGATGAAGAAATTGATGTCATAAAACAAAAAGCTCATTATATTACTGGAAATAAAGAAGAGTTAGAAAAATTAGAATGTATAAAAAATATAAAACCTAAAAAGGCATTTGGAAATGCAGTTGCTTATTTTTACTATGGTGATTTTAGTGAAAGTGATGAAAAAATACTTAAAAATTCAAATATTGATGTAGGATACATAGGGCTACAAGATATGTTTGTTAACATGACTAAGAAGGAGGAATTGTAA
- a CDS encoding GntR family transcriptional regulator has product MKLVLNNEEPIFIQIARAIEDEILSNGIKEEEQVPSTTELSKLYKINPATVLKGINILVDKNILYKKRGIGMFVSDGAKTIIKEARKENFKHNFVKNLLQEANKLEINREELVDIIINFKED; this is encoded by the coding sequence ATGAAATTAGTATTAAATAATGAAGAACCTATATTTATTCAGATAGCACGAGCAATTGAAGATGAGATACTATCAAATGGAATAAAAGAAGAAGAACAGGTTCCATCAACAACAGAGCTTTCAAAGCTTTATAAAATTAATCCAGCTACAGTATTAAAAGGTATAAATATATTGGTTGATAAAAATATTTTATATAAGAAGAGGGGGATAGGGATGTTTGTATCAGATGGTGCAAAAACTATTATAAAAGAAGCTAGAAAAGAAAATTTTAAACATAATTTTGTAAAAAACCTACTTCAAGAAGCTAACAAATTAGAAATAAATAGAGAAGAATTGGTTGATATTATAATTAATTTCAAGGAGGATTAA
- the deoC gene encoding deoxyribose-phosphate aldolase — protein sequence MKHILKTVDHTILKATTTWEDIKILCDEAVDMSVASVCIPPSYVKRASEYLKGKIKICTVIGFPLGYQTTATKVFEAKDAIENGADEVDMVVNISDIKNKDYDNIGKEIKEIKKAIEDKVLKVIIETCYLDEDEKIKMCEIVTMSGSDFIKTSTGMGTGGATLEDIKLMKEHVGKNVKIKAAGGVKSISDAEKFIEAGAERLGTSSICKILKNEDTTDY from the coding sequence ATGAAACATATATTAAAAACAGTAGACCATACTATTTTAAAAGCTACAACTACATGGGAAGATATTAAAATTTTATGTGATGAAGCTGTAGATATGAGTGTAGCATCAGTTTGCATACCACCATCATATGTGAAAAGAGCATCAGAATATCTAAAAGGTAAAATAAAGATATGTACAGTGATAGGGTTCCCTTTGGGATATCAAACTACTGCTACAAAAGTATTTGAAGCAAAAGATGCTATTGAAAATGGAGCAGATGAAGTTGATATGGTTGTAAACATTTCAGATATAAAAAATAAAGATTATGATAATATAGGAAAAGAAATAAAAGAAATAAAAAAAGCTATAGAAGATAAAGTATTAAAAGTCATTATAGAGACATGTTATTTAGATGAAGATGAAAAAATAAAAATGTGTGAAATAGTAACAATGTCAGGTTCAGATTTTATAAAAACATCTACTGGAATGGGAACAGGTGGAGCTACTTTAGAAGATATAAAGCTTATGAAAGAGCATGTTGGAAAAAATGTAAAAATAAAAGCTGCAGGGGGAGTTAAATCAATTTCTGATGCAGAAAAATTTATAGAGGCAGGAGCAGAAAGGTTAGGAACTAGCTCAATATGTAAAATATTAAAAAATGAAGATACAACAGATTATTAA